A DNA window from Syntrophorhabdus sp. contains the following coding sequences:
- a CDS encoding DUF4150 domain-containing protein has translation MFQNTMGGGMNLGFPDVCLTPTPVGPIPIPYPNISTGATSNPATAALTVLCDGMPALNQMSMGTISNGDNAGVNLGVASGLVMGPTEFILGSFTVLKGGTPAQRMTSITGHNGLSMNAPGVSLAPSQVAVLVLG, from the coding sequence ATGTTTCAGAATACCATGGGGGGCGGGATGAACCTGGGCTTTCCCGACGTCTGTCTCACGCCGACACCGGTGGGACCGATACCCATCCCCTATCCCAATATTTCAACGGGAGCCACATCAAACCCGGCAACAGCGGCGCTTACCGTGCTGTGTGATGGTATGCCCGCCCTCAACCAGATGTCGATGGGGACGATAAGCAACGGTGACAATGCCGGGGTGAACCTCGGGGTCGCGTCGGGCCTTGTCATGGGTCCCACCGAGTTTATTCTGGGCAGTTTCACCGTCCTCAAAGGCGGCACGCCGGCGCAGAGGATGACGAGCATCACGGGGCACAACGGCCTGTCCATGAACGCCCCGGGCGTCAGTCTCGCCCCGAGCCAGGTCGCCGTGCTTGTCCTGGGGTAG
- a CDS encoding DUF3540 domain-containing protein: protein MELTATRTELLQPTLEYGTVAAPCEGGFIVTSDHGVIEASVAVSCLVTPQVGDIVLFSLDESGSSYILSILERPEGTRRTTELSFDGDLSIRVEGGRMSLASDEVLSLASRDFELAAEKGRVTIERASFFGRLVENNIERIKVVAEAMDTIIRRAVQRFTSSYRYVEEHEEVQSASTRMIIDGTLTMHTKNTMHIAEGHVKIDAEQIHLA, encoded by the coding sequence ATGGAACTGACAGCAACGAGAACAGAACTTCTTCAGCCGACGCTGGAGTATGGCACGGTAGCTGCCCCCTGCGAGGGGGGATTTATCGTTACGTCGGACCATGGTGTCATCGAGGCGTCGGTCGCGGTGAGCTGCCTTGTTACCCCTCAAGTGGGGGATATCGTTCTCTTTTCCCTCGACGAATCGGGTTCTTCCTATATCCTCTCCATCCTCGAGAGGCCCGAAGGGACCCGGAGGACCACCGAGTTGTCCTTTGACGGTGATCTCAGCATCCGGGTCGAGGGCGGCCGCATGTCTCTCGCGAGCGACGAGGTCCTGTCGCTCGCCTCGAGGGACTTCGAGCTCGCAGCTGAGAAGGGCAGGGTCACCATCGAAAGGGCCTCCTTCTTCGGGAGGCTCGTCGAAAACAACATCGAGAGGATAAAGGTCGTGGCCGAGGCGATGGATACCATCATACGCCGGGCCGTCCAGAGGTTCACATCGTCATATCGCTATGTGGAGGAACACGAGGAGGTCCAGTCCGCTTCCACGCGGATGATCATCGACGGCACCCTGACGATGCACACGAAGAACACGATGCACATCGCCGAGGGCCACGTAAAGATAGATGCCGAGCAGATACACCTGGCCTGA